The DNA region tctttaaaaatccacctagaaaaagttataatgtttctgttttaataagatagattggtGGTAAGTAGAATGACCTAAATCTCTTTTATATTACTGAAGTCCCTTACATATTTCCAATATGGATCTTATTTCCCCAATCCGATATTATGGTGCCGGTATAGATCGAAGTCCCCTTATGATCCAATTCTGACTGGTAATAGATACCAGGactttgtaatatttgattgATCTTATCTCCAACAGAAGGTACTCTCCAACAGGTACTGGAGTTCATTTGAGTTCATCGTTAGGGATAAATCGAGAACTAGATATGAGAAGATCTATGATTGCTTGCATTGTCTTGGAAGACATATGGGGAGGGAGCTCGTAGAGTGTACTTTCGAGCCACACCAGTTCCTGACATGACATTGCATTAAATGAAACACCCAAAAGCTTGTTGACTGAAACTGCTAAAGTTTACATAAGGATGTCTTCTTATGTGACATTAAATACGTAACACACATGTGGGTTGTTCattagaaaaataatcaaaGTCTCTGTCTGGAGGGGAGAGTTCTAGTAGAGGTTGTTAGGCACTGTGCCTCTTGATTGGGTGGATTGGATCAAAAGTCGCACTGTTAAAACTGCAACCATcaagaaaaagacaaagaaacaGATGATATTCGCCATGGAGAACCACTGAAGTAGCTTGAAGCTGCCGTATATGAGGAGACAGAACCAAGTTAACAACACCTATTTACACAAAGAGAGACAGAGTGATAGTTTAGTTCTAGCAACAGTTTCATATAACCTGATAGTGTTTTTATGTGTCTTACGATCAATGGTTTGATTGGCCGGCCAATTTGGTGAAAGTCTAAGTCGCTGAACACATCATTTTTGAAGTAGTTTTCAAGTTGAACATCCtgcttttataaattaaagAGATGAGAGaccaaatgaaaataaaagtttGATAATGAGGacttgttttgatttgttaaaCCTTGGCGACAAACAAATCTTGGCACCACTGCGCAATGCCATCTGCAGTTTCTGGCAGTTGGCTCATTTGATAACGTCTCATCTGCAAATTCacctttaaaaagaaaaagaagaaacagagagctTTCTTCTGATAAGTGAGAGTATATCAATCTAAAGAGCTATATAACTAACACATTGATGAAGTCCTTGTAACCTCAGATGATTGGCCACAGAACATCCTAAGCAGTGTTGGTATAGACTGTCTCTTATGAACTGTATATGTGCAGTCATAAATCGCTGGAACGAAGGAGCGCATGTTAGCTACCGCTGAAACGAATCCCTGATGTTGCAAACCTTTGTAAGTGAAGCAAAATCTCATAAAATTACCTGAAAGAAAGTAAAAGTCACCTTTGTACGAGGAATCATAACATTGCGAGGGGATGGTAAGCCTTTTAGAGATGCATAATCCTTGGCAGCTTCAAGATTTTCTTGAGTGAATCGAGTTCCTTCCACAAAAAGCGCCATCCAGAACGCTGTAGGAAAGTCCTTCAGTTGATTAAAACCTGTCTGCAAAAAAT from Raphanus sativus cultivar WK10039 chromosome 8, ASM80110v3, whole genome shotgun sequence includes:
- the LOC108822287 gene encoding 1-acyl-sn-glycerol-3-phosphate acyltransferase 3-like; translated protein: MGIFAVFVIVPFCLLFFVSGLIINLVQLVLFIFVRPVSRSLHRRINTSVAELLWLQLIWLVDWWACIKINLYADAETLELIGKEHALVLCNHRSDIDWLIGWVIAQRSGCLGSALAIMSIDNKYLPIIGWSMWFSEYIFVEKNWAKDENNLKTGFNQLKDFPTAFWMALFVEGTRFTQENLEAAKDYASLKGLPSPRNVMIPRTKGFVSAVANMRSFVPAIYDCTYTVHKRQSIPTLLRMFCGQSSEVNLQMRRYQMSQLPETADGIAQWCQDLFVAKDVQLENYFKNDVFSDLDFHQIGRPIKPLIVLLTWFCLLIYGSFKLLQWFSMANIICFFVFFLMVAVLTVRLLIQSTQSRGTVPNNLY